One Halomonas sp. THAF5a genomic region harbors:
- a CDS encoding gamma-butyrobetaine hydroxylase-like domain-containing protein, translated as MTAPIPTNVHYHRKERELELTYAEGESYRLSVEYLRVFSPSAEVRGHGPDSATLQVGKKDVGLKNITPAGRYALKLHFDDGHDSGLYSWDYLYDLIRRREANWADYLRRLEEAGASREPLGIEIKQL; from the coding sequence ATGACAGCCCCGATCCCCACCAACGTGCACTACCACCGCAAGGAGCGCGAGCTCGAACTCACCTACGCCGAGGGCGAGTCCTACCGGCTCTCGGTGGAGTACCTGCGCGTCTTCTCGCCCTCCGCCGAGGTGCGCGGCCACGGCCCGGACTCCGCCACCCTGCAGGTGGGCAAGAAGGACGTCGGCCTCAAGAACATCACCCCGGCCGGGCGCTACGCGCTGAAGCTGCACTTCGACGACGGCCACGACAGCGGCCTCTACAGCTGGGACTACCTCTATGACCTGATCCGGCGCCGCGAGGCCAACTGGGCCGACTACCTGCGCCGGCTCGAGGAGGCGGGCGCCTCGCGGGAGCCGCTGGGCATCGAGATCAAGCAGCTCTGA
- the hslU gene encoding ATP-dependent protease ATPase subunit HslU, translating to MTRMTPREIVHALDQYIVGQQDAKRAVAVALRNRWRRMQLDGELRHEVTPKNILMIGPTGVGKTEIARRLAKLAGAPFIKVEATKFTEVGYVGRDVESIIRDLTEAAIKLVREQAKEEVGHRAEDAAEERILDALLPPPRGQENEPRQDSSTRQLFRKKLREGQLDDKEIDIEVTPQGPGVDITTPPGMEEMTSQLQNLFAGMGKQKSESRRVAVKDALGLLRDEEAGKLVNEDDIKSRAIEAVEQNGIVFLDEIDKVAKGSGQSSGGEVSREGVQRDLLPLIEGSTVSTKYGMVKTDHILFIASGAFHLSRPSDLIPELQGRLPIRVELNALTPEDFQRILSEPSAALTKQYQALLATEGLEVTFTEDGIARIAEIAWKVNEGTENIGARRLHTVMERLLEEASYQGGDFGSPLAIDAAYVDSQLGELAMDEDLSRYIL from the coding sequence ATGACCCGGATGACCCCCCGCGAGATCGTCCATGCCCTGGACCAGTACATCGTCGGCCAGCAGGACGCCAAGCGTGCCGTGGCCGTGGCCCTGCGCAACCGCTGGCGGCGCATGCAGCTCGACGGCGAGCTGCGCCACGAGGTGACGCCCAAGAACATCCTGATGATCGGCCCCACCGGCGTCGGCAAGACCGAGATCGCCCGCCGCCTGGCCAAGCTCGCCGGCGCGCCCTTCATCAAGGTGGAGGCCACCAAGTTCACCGAGGTGGGCTACGTGGGCCGCGACGTGGAGTCGATCATCCGCGACCTGACCGAGGCCGCCATCAAGCTGGTCCGCGAGCAGGCCAAGGAGGAGGTCGGCCACCGCGCCGAGGACGCCGCCGAGGAGCGCATCCTCGACGCCCTGCTGCCGCCGCCCCGCGGCCAGGAGAACGAGCCGCGCCAGGACAGCTCGACCCGCCAGCTGTTCCGCAAGAAGCTGCGCGAGGGCCAGCTCGACGACAAGGAGATCGACATCGAGGTCACTCCCCAGGGCCCGGGCGTGGACATCACCACCCCGCCGGGCATGGAGGAGATGACCAGCCAGCTGCAGAACCTGTTCGCCGGCATGGGCAAGCAGAAGAGCGAGAGCCGTCGGGTCGCGGTGAAGGACGCCCTCGGCCTGCTGCGCGACGAGGAGGCCGGCAAGCTGGTCAACGAGGACGACATCAAGAGCCGCGCCATCGAGGCGGTGGAGCAGAACGGCATCGTCTTCCTCGACGAGATCGACAAGGTCGCCAAGGGCAGCGGCCAGTCCAGCGGCGGCGAGGTCTCCCGCGAGGGCGTGCAGCGCGACCTGCTGCCGCTGATCGAGGGCTCCACGGTCTCCACCAAGTACGGCATGGTCAAGACCGACCACATCCTGTTCATCGCCTCCGGCGCCTTCCACCTGTCGCGCCCGTCGGACCTGATCCCGGAGCTGCAGGGCCGCCTGCCGATCCGCGTCGAGCTCAACGCCCTGACGCCGGAGGACTTCCAGCGCATCCTCTCCGAGCCCTCCGCGGCGCTGACCAAGCAGTACCAGGCGCTGCTCGCCACCGAGGGGCTCGAGGTCACCTTCACCGAGGACGGCATCGCGCGCATCGCCGAGATCGCCTGGAAGGTCAACGAGGGCACCGAGAACATCGGCGCGCGCCGCCTGCACACCGTGATGGAACGCCTGCTCGAGGAGGCCTCCTATCAGGGCGGCGACTTCGGCAGCCCGCTGGCGATCGACGCCGCCTACGTCGACTCCCAGCTCGGCGAGCTGGCGATGGACGAGGACCTGTCGCGGTATATCCTGTAA
- the hslV gene encoding ATP-dependent protease subunit HslV: MTTIVSVRRGDQVALAGDGQVSLGNTVMKGNASKVRRLYHGQVLAGFAGGTADAFTLFERFEAQLEKYQGNLVKAAVELAKDWRTDRALRRLEALLAVANKDASLIITGNGDVVEPERGIIAIGSGGNYALSAARALLENTDLSARDITEKSLAIAGDICVFTNHNVTLEEL, translated from the coding sequence ATGACCACGATCGTTTCCGTGCGCCGCGGTGACCAGGTGGCGCTGGCCGGTGACGGCCAGGTCTCGCTGGGCAACACCGTGATGAAGGGCAACGCCAGCAAGGTGCGTCGCCTCTACCACGGCCAGGTGCTGGCCGGCTTCGCCGGCGGCACCGCCGACGCCTTCACCCTCTTCGAGCGCTTCGAGGCCCAGCTCGAGAAGTACCAGGGCAACCTGGTCAAGGCCGCCGTGGAACTGGCCAAGGACTGGCGCACCGACCGCGCCCTGCGTCGCCTGGAGGCGCTGCTCGCCGTGGCCAACAAGGACGCCTCGCTGATCATCACCGGCAACGGCGACGTGGTGGAGCCCGAGCGCGGCATCATCGCCATCGGCTCCGGCGGCAACTACGCCCTCTCCGCCGCCCGCGCCCTGCTGGAGAACACCGACCTCTCCGCCCGCGACATCACCGAGAAGTCCCTGGCCATCGCCGGCGACATCTGCGTGTTCACCAACCACAACGTCACGCTGGAAGAGCTCTGA
- a CDS encoding SPOR domain-containing protein: MATRKAPARKRGATSASRSRAAPPPRRGVPGWLWGLVGLVAGFLLAQHQQGVAPWQDDDSPLARVLSQPEGREAAEQAPSAETPDEPPMPTFEFYTLLPESEVIAPGGQVPSSTATPPPRPEPAEATPERTAPADDPIARVIAANMEADETSRPAASDANARFVLQAASFREAGDADRLAGRLKDFGLLAKISEVKTGEGDTWHRVQVGPYSDRRELNRAQDLMTTQGIEPLLIQLQN, translated from the coding sequence ATGGCCACCCGCAAGGCTCCCGCCAGGAAGCGCGGCGCCACCAGCGCGTCGCGCAGTCGCGCCGCCCCGCCCCCGCGCCGCGGCGTGCCGGGCTGGCTGTGGGGGCTCGTCGGCCTGGTGGCCGGCTTCCTGCTGGCCCAGCACCAGCAGGGGGTCGCCCCCTGGCAGGACGACGACTCGCCGCTGGCGAGGGTGCTCTCCCAGCCGGAGGGCCGCGAGGCCGCCGAGCAGGCCCCGAGCGCCGAGACGCCCGACGAGCCGCCAATGCCGACCTTCGAGTTCTACACCCTGCTGCCGGAGTCCGAGGTGATCGCCCCGGGCGGCCAGGTGCCGAGCTCCACGGCGACCCCGCCGCCGCGCCCCGAGCCGGCCGAGGCGACGCCGGAGCGAACCGCACCGGCCGACGACCCGATCGCCCGGGTGATCGCCGCCAACATGGAGGCCGACGAGACGAGCCGCCCTGCCGCCTCGGACGCCAACGCCCGCTTCGTGCTGCAGGCCGCCTCCTTCCGTGAGGCCGGCGACGCCGACCGGCTGGCCGGCCGCCTCAAGGACTTCGGCCTGCTGGCCAAGATCAGCGAGGTCAAGACCGGCGAGGGCGACACCTGGCACCGCGTCCAGGTCGGCCCCTACAGCGACCGCCGCGAGCTCAATCGCGCCCAGGACCTGATGACCACCCAGGGCATCGAGCCGCTGCTGATCCAGCTGCAGAACTGA
- the argS gene encoding arginine--tRNA ligase, producing MKETIIALLEGALDHLRQQGVVPAEIAPAIKVDPTRDKAHGDYATNLALMLAKPAGKKPRELAELLVAALPESDAVQKVEIAGPGFVNFFAATDAAAQVVRQVLEAGDAFGRNLAGKGQKVQVEFVSANPTGPLHVGHGRGAAIGDSICRLLEAVGFDVTREFYYNDAGAQIANLARSVQARAQGIDPDDAGWPEDGYRGGYIIDVANSYLAGETVHADDRQVTGAADPDDLEAIREFAVAYLRREQDLDLKAFGVEFDVYFLESSLYEQGKVEAAVERLVEQGHTYEQDGALWLRTTDFGDDKDRVMRKSDGQYTYFLPDVAYHLDKWQRGFTTVINEQGADHHSTVTRVRAGLQALEAGIPQGWPDYVLHQMVMVTRSGVEVKLSKRAGSYVTVRDLIDEVGRDATRFFLAARRADSQLTFDIDLARSQSNDNPVYYVQYAHARVCSMLRKADAEGLAFDHALAMDQLALLDSDQEKAVLNRLARYPEVVAHAAASHEPQQIAQYLLDLAADFHTCYNAVKVMVDDDALRNARLALGLATRQVLRNGLDLMGVGAPEEM from the coding sequence ATGAAAGAGACCATCATCGCGCTGCTCGAGGGCGCCCTGGACCACCTCCGGCAGCAGGGCGTCGTGCCCGCCGAGATCGCCCCCGCCATCAAGGTCGATCCGACCCGCGACAAGGCCCACGGCGACTACGCCACCAACCTCGCGCTGATGCTCGCCAAGCCGGCCGGCAAGAAGCCCCGTGAGCTGGCCGAGCTGCTGGTCGCGGCGCTGCCCGAAAGCGACGCCGTACAGAAGGTGGAGATCGCCGGCCCCGGTTTCGTCAACTTCTTCGCCGCCACCGACGCCGCCGCCCAGGTCGTGCGCCAGGTGCTCGAGGCCGGCGACGCCTTCGGCCGCAACCTGGCGGGCAAGGGGCAGAAGGTGCAGGTGGAGTTCGTCTCCGCCAACCCCACCGGTCCCCTGCACGTCGGCCACGGCCGCGGCGCGGCGATCGGCGACAGCATCTGCCGCCTGCTCGAGGCGGTGGGCTTTGATGTCACCCGCGAGTTCTACTACAACGACGCCGGCGCCCAGATCGCCAACCTGGCGCGCTCGGTGCAGGCCCGGGCGCAGGGCATCGACCCCGACGACGCCGGCTGGCCCGAGGACGGCTACCGCGGCGGCTACATCATCGACGTCGCCAACAGCTACCTGGCCGGCGAGACCGTCCACGCCGACGACCGCCAGGTCACCGGCGCCGCCGACCCGGACGACCTCGAGGCGATCCGCGAGTTCGCCGTGGCCTACCTGCGCCGCGAGCAGGACCTCGACCTCAAGGCCTTCGGGGTCGAGTTCGACGTCTACTTCCTGGAGTCCTCGCTCTACGAGCAGGGCAAGGTCGAGGCCGCGGTGGAGCGGCTGGTCGAGCAGGGCCACACCTATGAGCAGGACGGCGCCCTGTGGCTGCGCACCACCGACTTCGGTGACGACAAGGACCGCGTGATGCGCAAGTCCGACGGCCAGTACACCTACTTCCTGCCCGACGTCGCCTACCACCTCGACAAGTGGCAGCGCGGCTTCACCACGGTGATCAACGAGCAGGGCGCCGACCACCACTCCACCGTGACCCGGGTGCGCGCCGGGCTGCAGGCGCTGGAGGCCGGCATCCCCCAGGGCTGGCCCGACTACGTGCTGCACCAGATGGTGATGGTCACCCGCTCCGGGGTCGAGGTGAAGCTCTCCAAGCGCGCCGGCAGCTACGTCACGGTGCGCGACCTGATCGACGAGGTGGGCCGCGACGCCACCCGCTTCTTCCTGGCCGCCCGGCGCGCCGACTCGCAGCTGACCTTCGACATCGACCTGGCCCGCTCGCAGTCCAACGACAACCCGGTCTACTACGTGCAGTACGCCCACGCCCGGGTCTGCAGCATGCTGCGCAAGGCCGACGCCGAGGGCCTGGCCTTCGACCACGCGCTCGCCATGGACCAGCTCGCGCTGCTCGACAGCGACCAGGAGAAGGCGGTGCTCAACCGCCTGGCCCGCTACCCCGAGGTGGTCGCCCATGCCGCCGCCTCCCACGAGCCGCAGCAGATCGCCCAGTACCTGCTCGACCTGGCCGCCGACTTCCACACCTGCTACAACGCGGTGAAGGTGATGGTCGACGACGACGCCCTGCGCAACGCGCGCCTGGCGCTGGGCCTGGCCACGCGCCAGGTGCTGCGCAACGGCCTCGACCTGATGGGTGTCGGCGCGCCCGAGGAGATGTAA
- a CDS encoding primosomal protein N', which translates to MPDSPLSPAPRVLGVAVPSPLRRLFDYRPGREAPPGGWQPGLRVRVPFGRRRVVGVVVECRDESELPLSGLKPVDACLDEAPLPADWLWLCRFTARYYQHALGDTLHQAMPVLLRQGRALAARTRERWCVTPAGRQDAPPGLDRAPRQAELLAMLRQHPHGLVSQAILAQSFSRDQLRALVDKGLVERHEEPLSAGAPSDDGQQLLAEPALPLNGEQAAALGALHEHLDAFHPCLLHGVTGSGKTEVYLQLIEAVIGRHRQALVLVPEIGLTPQTLARFRRRFRVPVVALHSGLTDLERLDAWEAAASGRAPIVIGTRSAIFTPLAAPGVIIVDEEHDGSFKQQDGLRYHARDLAVARAHRHRIPLLLGTATPSLETLQRAQAGDYRHLRLTKRASRHAPARLELVDLRGRQRRAGLIPPVIETIGETLAAGHQVLVFINRRGFAPTLACHACGWLAECDHCDARMTLHRQPPLLACHHCDRRRALPDACPDCGSIDLRPLGSGTERTEETLAALFPETPVHRIDRDSTRRRDALEQVLAEVRRGEPCLLVGTQMLAKGHHLPHVTLVVVVNADAGLYASDFRALEHSAQLLEQVAGRAGRAAHPGRVLVQTMHTDDPHLRLLADAGYDALAAQLLEERRAAQLPPFRFLALLRLEAPREAAVTELGGLAAEALRGWLAERGLEVDCLGPVPAPMERRQNRYHLQLMLSAGRRSRLHEAGAWLIAWLEARPEARRVRWSLDIDPQTLA; encoded by the coding sequence TTGCCCGATTCCCCTCTTTCGCCCGCGCCTCGCGTGCTGGGCGTCGCCGTGCCCTCGCCGCTGCGCCGACTGTTCGACTACCGGCCCGGCCGCGAGGCGCCGCCCGGCGGCTGGCAACCGGGGCTGCGCGTGCGGGTCCCCTTCGGACGGCGCCGGGTCGTCGGCGTGGTCGTGGAGTGCCGCGACGAAAGCGAGCTGCCGCTCTCGGGCCTCAAGCCGGTGGACGCCTGCCTCGACGAGGCCCCGCTGCCGGCCGACTGGCTGTGGCTCTGCCGCTTCACCGCCCGCTACTATCAGCACGCCCTCGGCGACACCCTGCACCAGGCGATGCCGGTGCTGCTGCGCCAGGGCCGCGCGCTGGCCGCGCGCACCCGCGAACGCTGGTGCGTGACGCCTGCCGGCCGGCAGGACGCGCCGCCGGGCCTTGACCGGGCCCCGCGCCAGGCCGAGCTGCTCGCCATGCTGCGCCAGCACCCCCACGGCCTGGTCAGCCAGGCGATCCTCGCCCAGTCGTTCAGCCGCGACCAGCTGCGCGCGCTGGTCGACAAGGGCCTGGTCGAGCGCCATGAGGAGCCGCTCTCGGCCGGCGCGCCGAGCGACGACGGCCAGCAATTACTGGCCGAACCCGCCCTGCCCCTCAACGGCGAGCAGGCCGCGGCGCTGGGCGCCCTCCACGAGCACCTCGACGCCTTCCACCCCTGCCTGCTCCACGGCGTCACGGGCAGCGGCAAGACCGAGGTCTACCTGCAGCTCATCGAAGCCGTCATCGGTCGCCACCGCCAGGCACTGGTGCTGGTCCCCGAGATCGGCCTGACCCCCCAGACCCTGGCGCGCTTTCGTCGCCGCTTCCGGGTGCCGGTGGTCGCGCTGCACTCCGGGCTCACCGACCTCGAGCGCCTGGACGCCTGGGAGGCGGCCGCCAGCGGCCGGGCGCCGATCGTCATCGGCACCCGCTCGGCGATCTTCACGCCGCTGGCCGCGCCCGGCGTGATCATCGTCGACGAGGAACATGACGGCTCCTTCAAGCAGCAGGACGGGCTGCGCTACCACGCCCGCGACCTCGCCGTGGCCCGGGCCCACCGCCATCGCATTCCGCTGCTGCTGGGCACGGCCACGCCGTCGCTGGAGACCCTGCAGCGCGCCCAGGCCGGCGACTACCGCCACCTGCGGCTGACCAAGCGTGCCAGCCGCCACGCCCCGGCACGCCTGGAACTCGTCGACCTGCGCGGCCGCCAGCGCCGGGCCGGGCTGATCCCGCCGGTGATCGAGACCATCGGCGAGACCCTGGCCGCCGGCCACCAGGTGCTGGTCTTCATCAATCGCCGCGGCTTCGCCCCGACGCTGGCCTGCCACGCCTGCGGCTGGCTGGCCGAGTGCGACCACTGCGACGCACGCATGACCCTGCACCGCCAGCCGCCGCTGCTCGCCTGCCACCACTGCGACCGCCGCCGCGCCCTGCCCGACGCCTGCCCCGACTGCGGCAGCATCGACCTGCGCCCCCTGGGCAGCGGCACCGAACGCACCGAGGAGACCCTGGCAGCGCTCTTCCCCGAGACGCCGGTGCACCGCATCGACCGCGACAGCACCCGGCGCCGCGACGCCCTCGAGCAGGTGCTGGCCGAGGTGCGCCGCGGCGAGCCCTGCCTGCTGGTGGGCACCCAGATGCTGGCCAAGGGCCATCACCTGCCCCACGTCACCCTGGTGGTGGTGGTCAACGCCGACGCCGGCCTCTACGCCAGCGACTTCCGGGCGCTGGAGCACAGCGCCCAGCTGCTCGAGCAGGTGGCGGGGCGCGCCGGCCGCGCCGCCCATCCCGGCCGGGTGCTGGTGCAGACGATGCACACCGACGACCCGCACCTGCGCCTGCTGGCCGACGCCGGCTACGACGCCCTGGCCGCCCAGCTGCTCGAGGAGCGCCGCGCCGCCCAGCTGCCGCCCTTCCGCTTCCTGGCCCTGCTGCGCCTGGAGGCGCCCCGGGAGGCGGCGGTCACCGAGCTCGGGGGGCTCGCCGCCGAGGCGCTGCGCGGCTGGCTCGCCGAGCGCGGGCTCGAGGTCGACTGCCTGGGACCGGTGCCGGCGCCCATGGAGCGGCGCCAGAACCGCTATCACCTGCAGCTGATGCTCTCCGCCGGGCGCCGCAGCCGGCTCCACGAGGCCGGCGCCTGGCTGATCGCCTGGCTGGAGGCGCGCCCCGAGGCGCGGCGGGTGCGCTGGTCGCTGGACATCGACCCGCAGACCCTGGCCTGA
- the rpmE gene encoding 50S ribosomal protein L31 has product MKQGIHPDYKTVNVTCSCGATFEVGSTSGHDFSLDVCSQCHPFYTGKQKQATTGGRVERFNKRFGAAIKR; this is encoded by the coding sequence ATGAAACAAGGTATCCACCCGGATTACAAGACGGTCAACGTGACCTGCTCCTGCGGCGCCACCTTCGAGGTCGGCTCCACCTCCGGCCACGACTTCTCCCTGGACGTCTGCTCGCAGTGCCACCCGTTCTATACTGGCAAGCAGAAGCAGGCGACCACCGGTGGTCGCGTCGAGCGCTTCAACAAGCGCTTCGGTGCCGCCATCAAGCGTTGA
- a CDS encoding malic enzyme-like NAD(P)-binding protein, whose translation MTDAKKQAALDYHAKPFPGKLSVELTKPTASARDLSLAYSPGVAEPVREIANDPENAYLYTGKGNLVAVISDGSAILGLGNLGPLASKPVMEGKGVLFKRFAGINSVDVEVNAESPQAFIDTVARIADTWGGINLEDIKAPECFEIEQALVEQCSIPVFHDDQHGTAIVTAAGMLNALEIAGKSLGSARIVCLGAGAAAIACMKLLVSCGAHPENIVMLDRKGVIHSGREDLNQYKAMFAVETDKRTLADAIDGADVFVGLSGPGLMSADHIRSMAPNPVVFACTNPDPEIHPDLAREVRPDVIMATGRSDYPNQVNNVLGFPFIFRGALDVRATRINEEMKVAAVHALKDLAREPVPQEVLEAYEMDEMTFGPNYIIPTPVDVRLLERVPAAVAQAAVDSGVARKPYPSHYPLQSAEDVYGA comes from the coding sequence ATGACGGACGCGAAGAAGCAGGCGGCGCTGGATTACCACGCGAAACCTTTCCCCGGGAAGCTCTCCGTGGAGCTCACCAAGCCCACCGCCAGCGCTCGGGACCTGTCCCTGGCCTACAGTCCCGGGGTCGCCGAGCCGGTGCGCGAGATTGCCAACGATCCGGAGAACGCCTACCTCTATACCGGCAAGGGCAACCTGGTCGCGGTGATCTCCGACGGCAGCGCCATCCTCGGCCTCGGCAACCTGGGGCCCCTGGCGAGCAAGCCGGTGATGGAGGGCAAGGGCGTGCTGTTCAAGCGCTTCGCCGGCATCAACTCGGTGGACGTCGAGGTCAATGCCGAGAGCCCCCAGGCCTTCATCGACACCGTGGCGCGCATCGCCGATACCTGGGGCGGCATCAACCTCGAGGACATCAAGGCGCCGGAGTGCTTCGAGATCGAGCAGGCGCTGGTCGAGCAGTGCAGTATCCCGGTCTTCCATGACGACCAGCACGGTACCGCCATCGTCACCGCCGCGGGCATGCTCAACGCCCTGGAGATCGCCGGCAAGTCGCTGGGCAGCGCCCGCATCGTCTGCCTGGGCGCCGGCGCGGCCGCCATCGCCTGCATGAAGCTGCTGGTCTCCTGCGGGGCGCACCCCGAGAACATCGTGATGCTCGACCGCAAGGGCGTGATCCACAGCGGTCGCGAGGACCTCAACCAGTACAAGGCGATGTTTGCGGTCGAGACCGACAAGCGCACCCTGGCCGACGCCATCGACGGCGCCGATGTCTTCGTCGGCCTCTCCGGGCCCGGCCTGATGAGCGCCGACCACATCCGCAGCATGGCGCCCAATCCGGTGGTCTTCGCCTGCACCAATCCGGACCCCGAGATCCATCCCGACCTGGCCCGCGAGGTGCGGCCGGACGTCATCATGGCCACCGGCCGTTCCGACTACCCGAACCAGGTCAACAACGTGCTCGGCTTCCCGTTCATCTTCCGCGGGGCGCTCGACGTGCGCGCCACCCGCATCAACGAGGAGATGAAGGTCGCCGCCGTCCACGCCCTCAAGGACCTGGCCCGCGAGCCGGTCCCCCAGGAGGTGCTGGAGGCCTACGAGATGGACGAGATGACCTTCGGGCCGAACTACATCATCCCCACGCCGGTGGATGTCCGCCTGCTGGAGCGGGTGCCGGCGGCGGTGGCCCAGGCGGCGGTGGACTCCGGGGTGGCGCGCAAGCCCTATCCCTCCCACTATCCGCTCCAGTCCGCCGAGGACGTCTACGGCGCCTGA
- a CDS encoding YdiY family protein, translating to MPYPLPSPRLLRWLALGGLLTIASGGQASPFYAPPPPEQHAEGLTGSAELGYTHLSGNTDSQTLIAKGRLTWLTGRWTHTLRGEVRNVSRDDETSAEQYLVAGRERYDLEGPHYLFGFARWDRDRFSGYEQQFTAIGGYGRDLIDDARQRLSLEAGPGFRHDRIVDGENESLGVAYGALAYAWDFSETASLEQELSVEATDANVTSRSLTALTARLNAHLALKLSHEIKDTSRPPEDAEARTDRTTSASLLYNW from the coding sequence ATGCCGTACCCCCTACCCTCTCCCCGTCTGCTCCGCTGGCTGGCCCTGGGTGGCCTGCTGACGATCGCCAGCGGGGGACAGGCCAGTCCCTTCTACGCGCCCCCGCCCCCCGAGCAGCATGCCGAGGGGCTCACCGGCAGCGCCGAGCTGGGCTACACGCACCTGTCGGGCAACACCGACAGCCAGACCCTGATCGCCAAGGGCCGGCTCACCTGGCTGACGGGAAGGTGGACCCACACCCTGCGCGGCGAGGTGCGCAACGTCTCCCGCGACGACGAGACCAGCGCCGAGCAGTACCTGGTCGCCGGCCGTGAGCGCTATGACCTCGAGGGACCCCACTACCTGTTCGGCTTCGCCCGCTGGGACCGCGACCGCTTCAGCGGTTACGAGCAGCAGTTCACGGCCATCGGTGGCTACGGTCGCGACCTGATCGACGACGCGCGCCAGCGGCTCTCGCTGGAGGCCGGGCCGGGCTTCCGCCACGACCGCATCGTGGACGGCGAGAACGAGTCGCTGGGCGTGGCCTACGGCGCCCTGGCCTACGCCTGGGACTTCTCGGAGACCGCCAGCCTCGAGCAGGAGCTCTCGGTGGAGGCCACCGACGCCAACGTCACCTCGCGCTCCCTGACGGCGCTCACCGCGCGCCTCAACGCCCACCTCGCCCTCAAGCTCTCCCACGAGATCAAGGACACCTCGCGCCCGCCCGAGGACGCCGAGGCGCGCACCGATCGCACCACCTCGGCCTCGCTGCTCTACAACTGGTAG